A single genomic interval of Peribacillus sp. FSL H8-0477 harbors:
- a CDS encoding NAD(P)/FAD-dependent oxidoreductase produces MIFLKTKIVILGAGYGGLMTTVRLQKKIRTEEVEIVLINKNNYHYETTWLHEAAAGTLRDDQVTYPVKSVIDVKKVAFIQASVTRIATAEKKVMTDIGEVSYDYLVIALGGESETFGIKGLKEYAYSITSVDAAKRIREHIESQFSTYQNEAIKKEERLTIIVGGAGFTGIEFLGELVNRIPQLCKTYEIDQNKVKVYCVEAAKAVLPGFDPELVDYAVAHLEKRGVEFKIGTPIKGADPEGIIVGIGEEETQEIKAGTVIWAAGIRGSSVIEESGFEANRCRVKVDPDLRAPGHENIFIIGDCSLIINEEINRPYPPTAQIALQQADVVTNNLLALLRQETNLTAFKPDIKGTVCSLGERDAIGIVYGKKLKGKPASVMKKVIDNRALFSIGGTSTVLKKGKFNIL; encoded by the coding sequence GTGATATTCTTGAAAACTAAAATCGTTATTCTTGGGGCAGGATACGGTGGATTAATGACTACCGTACGCTTGCAAAAAAAAATACGTACAGAAGAAGTAGAAATTGTACTGATTAACAAAAATAACTACCATTATGAAACGACTTGGCTTCATGAAGCCGCAGCGGGTACACTACGGGACGACCAGGTTACCTACCCAGTTAAATCTGTAATTGATGTTAAAAAGGTGGCCTTTATTCAAGCATCCGTTACAAGAATAGCCACCGCAGAAAAAAAAGTAATGACCGATATCGGTGAGGTTTCTTATGATTATTTAGTTATAGCACTCGGCGGTGAGTCAGAAACCTTTGGCATAAAGGGCTTGAAGGAATATGCGTATTCGATTACGAGTGTAGATGCAGCTAAACGTATACGCGAGCATATTGAAAGTCAATTTTCAACGTATCAAAATGAAGCTATAAAAAAGGAAGAACGCTTAACAATCATAGTCGGCGGTGCAGGTTTCACAGGGATAGAATTCCTAGGTGAACTGGTCAATCGCATACCGCAGTTATGTAAAACATATGAAATTGATCAAAATAAGGTGAAGGTTTATTGTGTAGAGGCAGCAAAAGCGGTACTTCCTGGTTTTGATCCCGAATTGGTTGATTATGCAGTAGCCCATCTGGAGAAAAGAGGGGTTGAATTTAAGATTGGAACACCTATAAAAGGTGCTGATCCAGAAGGCATTATAGTAGGTATTGGTGAAGAAGAGACACAAGAAATTAAAGCAGGTACAGTGATTTGGGCGGCTGGAATTCGCGGAAGCTCCGTAATTGAAGAATCAGGCTTTGAAGCGAATAGGTGCCGAGTGAAGGTGGACCCAGATTTACGGGCTCCAGGACACGAGAATATTTTCATCATTGGAGACTGTTCCCTAATTATTAATGAGGAGATTAATCGGCCATATCCTCCAACAGCTCAAATCGCGCTGCAGCAAGCAGATGTGGTAACCAATAATCTACTGGCATTATTACGTCAAGAAACGAATTTGACTGCGTTTAAGCCTGATATTAAAGGCACCGTATGCTCGCTTGGGGAACGTGATGCAATTGGTATCGTCTATGGGAAAAAATTAAAAGGAAAACCTGCTTCAGTAATGAAAAAGGTGATTGATAATCGCGCACTTTTCTCTATTGGCGGCACAAGTACCGTATTAAAGAAAGGGAAATTTAATATTCTCTAA
- a CDS encoding YuiA family protein, producing the protein MLIMKGKGNTCEYCSGQGYFQLLLGGSETCNGCDGSGKTGEKS; encoded by the coding sequence ATGTTGATAATGAAAGGAAAGGGAAATACTTGTGAATATTGTTCTGGGCAGGGCTATTTTCAATTATTACTTGGCGGATCGGAAACTTGCAACGGTTGTGATGGCAGCGGAAAAACAGGGGAAAAATCCTGA
- a CDS encoding 3D domain-containing protein, with translation MEKMKIGIKRIAVSLLFITAFYTTFWQVTGVDAQINQTEESTKFLSLDNKKTHHIGLESIKKTFLGHGLKAQAAEIQPSIEDEIDFTQYPVHTVTATGYTAGYESTGKYPESPTYGITYSGVKVKRDLYSTVAADLNVFPLGTILWIPGYGYGVVADKGGAINGDELDLYYNTVADVYSDWGKKTLDVYIIEKGKGSLTEKQLEVLNEDKNLQVFREQIVGKTKKE, from the coding sequence ATGGAAAAAATGAAAATCGGGATTAAAAGAATAGCTGTAAGCTTGTTATTTATAACAGCATTCTATACGACCTTCTGGCAGGTAACAGGGGTCGACGCTCAAATTAATCAAACAGAGGAATCAACAAAGTTCTTATCTCTGGATAATAAAAAGACTCATCATATAGGTCTAGAGTCAATTAAGAAAACGTTTTTAGGGCACGGTTTGAAAGCTCAAGCAGCAGAAATTCAACCATCTATAGAGGATGAAATCGATTTTACACAATATCCAGTACATACTGTGACAGCAACAGGCTATACCGCAGGATACGAATCAACTGGCAAATATCCAGAAAGTCCTACATACGGGATTACCTATTCAGGAGTTAAGGTAAAAAGGGATTTGTATTCTACAGTCGCTGCAGATTTAAATGTCTTCCCATTAGGGACCATTCTTTGGATTCCTGGTTATGGGTACGGAGTAGTCGCGGATAAAGGCGGAGCAATCAATGGTGATGAACTTGATTTGTATTACAATACCGTCGCTGATGTATATTCGGACTGGGGGAAAAAGACCCTGGATGTATACATTATCGAAAAGGGAAAAGGTTCTTTAACAGAAAAACAGTTGGAAGTTCTTAATGAAGATAAAAATCTGCAAGTTTTTCGAGAACAGATTGTTGGAAAAACAAAAAAAGAATAA
- a CDS encoding YuiB family protein: protein MALPVLIISVVLFFLLFFGIGFLLNMLFRSSWVMVIIFPLVTIFIVNGEKMIDYFRAPGRVFSTLGTKFSNLAVADITILSSGLAGAILAGVVIKILRKQGYQMF, encoded by the coding sequence ATGGCGTTGCCTGTTTTAATTATATCTGTTGTTCTATTTTTTCTGCTCTTTTTTGGAATCGGTTTTTTATTAAATATGCTGTTCCGGTCCTCTTGGGTCATGGTAATTATTTTCCCTCTTGTAACGATCTTTATCGTAAATGGTGAGAAAATGATTGACTACTTCAGAGCTCCCGGCAGAGTATTTAGTACACTTGGTACTAAATTTTCAAATCTTGCAGTTGCTGACATTACCATTCTTTCCAGTGGTCTAGCTGGAGCTATCTTAGCTGGTGTTGTCATTAAAATTTTGAGAAAACAAGGGTATCAAATGTTTTAA